A part of Bacillus thuringiensis genomic DNA contains:
- the acoA gene encoding acetoin:2,6-dichlorophenolindophenol oxidoreductase subunit alpha: MLKTTESKGNEITKEQAHWMYEKMLEIRKFEDKVHELFAQGVLPGFVHLYAGEEAVAVGVCAHLTDSDSITSTHRGHGHCIAKGCDLNGMMAELFGKATGLCKGKGGSMHIADLDKGMLGANGIVGGGFPLACGSALTAKYKGTKDVSVCFFGDGANNEGTFHEGLNLAAIWKLPVIFIAENNGYGEATTFEYASSCDSIADRAKAYNIPGVQVDGKDLLVVYKAAEEAIERARNGGGPTIIECMTYRNYGHFEGEAQTYKTSEEKEEHLNEKDAIVHFRKHLIHEGLLTETELVDMEKAVDEAVQKSIEFSENSPYPEDAELLKDVYVSYK; the protein is encoded by the coding sequence ATGTTAAAAACAACTGAAAGTAAAGGGAATGAAATTACGAAAGAACAAGCTCATTGGATGTATGAAAAAATGTTAGAGATTCGTAAGTTTGAAGATAAGGTACATGAATTATTCGCGCAAGGCGTTCTGCCAGGTTTCGTTCATTTATACGCAGGTGAGGAAGCGGTAGCAGTTGGTGTATGTGCCCACTTAACAGATAGTGACAGTATTACAAGTACACATAGAGGTCATGGGCATTGTATCGCAAAAGGTTGTGATTTAAATGGTATGATGGCTGAACTTTTCGGGAAAGCGACAGGTTTATGTAAAGGTAAAGGCGGATCCATGCATATTGCCGATTTAGATAAAGGAATGCTTGGTGCGAATGGAATTGTAGGCGGCGGTTTCCCACTTGCTTGCGGTTCAGCATTAACAGCTAAATATAAAGGAACAAAAGATGTAAGTGTTTGCTTCTTCGGTGACGGTGCGAATAATGAAGGGACCTTTCATGAAGGGCTTAACTTAGCGGCGATTTGGAAGTTACCAGTTATTTTTATCGCTGAAAATAACGGTTACGGTGAAGCAACGACATTTGAATATGCTTCAAGTTGTGATTCCATTGCAGATCGAGCGAAAGCTTACAATATTCCAGGTGTTCAAGTGGATGGGAAAGATCTACTTGTAGTATATAAAGCCGCGGAAGAAGCGATAGAACGTGCGCGTAATGGCGGTGGGCCAACGATTATTGAATGCATGACATATCGTAACTACGGTCATTTTGAAGGTGAAGCGCAAACATATAAAACTTCAGAAGAAAAAGAAGAGCATTTAAATGAAAAAGATGCAATTGTGCATTTCCGTAAGCATTTAATTCATGAAGGATTATTAACAGAAACTGAACTTGTAGATATGGAAAAGGCAGTAGATGAAGCAGTACAAAAATCAATTGAATTTAGTGAAAATAGTCCATATCCAGAGGATGCAGAATTATTAAAAGATGTATACGTTTCTTACAAATAA
- a CDS encoding DinB family protein, with product MFHVKDVLADQLLANANDPSWYIPFSDAVKDLSEREAFWKPNEESNSIAEIVQHLLYWNSTWQTRYKESNVNAVPAIGDNNKSFMLSDNQSFDELREKLLEKLLQWQKLINEEKVESDVVGFPVSAKWWEVLANVTTHNAYHIGQIIYIRKLQKSFDNE from the coding sequence GTGTTCCATGTTAAAGACGTATTAGCAGATCAGTTATTAGCAAATGCGAATGATCCGAGTTGGTATATTCCATTTTCAGATGCAGTGAAAGATCTATCTGAGAGAGAAGCTTTCTGGAAACCGAATGAAGAGAGTAATAGTATAGCTGAAATTGTACAACATTTATTGTATTGGAACTCAACGTGGCAAACTAGGTACAAAGAATCGAATGTGAATGCCGTGCCCGCTATTGGTGATAATAACAAAAGTTTTATGCTTTCAGATAATCAATCTTTCGATGAGTTAAGAGAAAAACTACTAGAGAAACTATTACAATGGCAAAAGCTTATAAATGAAGAAAAGGTTGAAAGTGATGTAGTTGGATTTCCTGTTTCTGCAAAGTGGTGGGAAGTGCTAGCAAATGTAACAACTCATAATGCGTATCATATTGGTCAAATTATTTACATCCGGAAGTTACAGAAGAGTTTTGATAATGAATAA
- a CDS encoding MFS transporter has translation MNERNEHHFWVFVLIGMFLIITTTGFARMTYGIILPFMQEGLHLSTSQSGMLGTILFLGYLLTVGTSGIFTIRFGAKSVLLIGSWLVVVSLLGLSFVYSIWLVAICMLCAGAGSALVYTPLMSITVGWFPGKRGTVMGLLLSGAGIGMLFSGIIVPYIVRAFPEYSWRGVWFLFGVITCIVVCIASIILKNPDVTEDEEKRNHKSFLWKTKELYVIAWMYFIVGIVYLIPNLYQTSFMIDSGISASMSGSIYAIAGMFSIAGAPVWGLISDRIGIKKALSIALLLAVIGDMIPIIFGNITGFIISAIIWGSSLGGILLLIQVAASKQVSQKYVSMAISFISVFYAVGQMIGPGLAGWIIGEIGYTAAYGLGAFGFFMCICMALTLKRGNVANSAYIEK, from the coding sequence ATGAATGAACGGAATGAACATCACTTTTGGGTATTTGTATTAATAGGAATGTTCCTTATTATAACAACAACCGGTTTTGCACGTATGACATATGGAATTATATTGCCATTTATGCAAGAGGGACTTCACTTATCTACATCTCAATCAGGTATGTTAGGAACTATACTTTTTTTAGGCTATTTATTAACTGTAGGAACATCTGGAATATTTACTATCCGTTTTGGCGCAAAATCCGTTTTATTAATAGGGAGTTGGCTTGTTGTTGTAAGCTTATTGGGATTATCTTTTGTTTATTCAATTTGGCTAGTCGCTATTTGTATGCTATGTGCTGGAGCTGGTAGTGCTTTAGTATATACGCCACTCATGTCAATAACGGTAGGGTGGTTTCCAGGCAAAAGAGGAACTGTAATGGGGCTGTTATTAAGCGGTGCTGGAATAGGTATGCTATTTAGTGGAATAATTGTTCCTTATATAGTACGTGCATTTCCTGAGTATAGTTGGCGTGGTGTATGGTTTTTGTTTGGGGTTATTACATGTATCGTAGTATGTATCGCTTCAATTATTTTGAAAAATCCTGATGTAACCGAAGATGAGGAAAAAAGGAATCATAAATCGTTTTTATGGAAAACAAAAGAACTATATGTTATTGCATGGATGTATTTTATTGTGGGCATTGTTTACTTAATTCCGAATTTATATCAAACTAGTTTTATGATTGATAGTGGTATCTCGGCATCAATGTCAGGAAGCATTTATGCAATTGCTGGTATGTTTTCAATCGCAGGAGCTCCTGTCTGGGGATTGATTTCGGATCGGATTGGTATAAAGAAGGCATTAAGTATTGCACTTTTATTAGCTGTAATAGGTGATATGATTCCAATTATATTTGGAAATATAACTGGATTTATTATATCAGCAATTATTTGGGGTTCTAGCCTCGGTGGTATCCTTTTATTAATACAAGTTGCAGCATCAAAGCAAGTATCCCAAAAGTATGTATCAATGGCAATTAGTTTTATATCTGTTTTTTATGCAGTTGGACAAATGATTGGACCAGGACTTGCGGGATGGATTATTGGGGAAATTGGTTATACAGCAGCGTATGGATTAGGTGCTTTCGGTTTCTTTATGTGTATTTGTATGGCATTGACACTAAAAAGAGGGAATGTTGCAAACTCAGCGTATATAGAGAAGTGA
- a CDS encoding helix-turn-helix transcriptional regulator, whose translation MRTNGFHDIFHKYFHGLHMEDEKHMYVPNILGKGEVRRWTSFSGMEIVLSNFQFHNNHHIQFASDAAMVELNFCLQGFAEVQVGHSSYELKTGNSYLYFMNDFEVLFEYEKEKPLYSLAIGIPVPLFNHFMLDYTDEGMLNFHAILGNNSFKKLQSPIDSLSANIISKMIDFPHQDRIYQLEMESKVLELLSIHFGRFLLKNRNEIKRRVLSKSDINKIKHAEEILVQRMELPPSLLELAKLVELNDYKLKLGFKELFGTSAFAYLREQRMERAMFLLRSGTSNVTETAIAVGYKNISHFSESFKKKYGIKPSEILRIY comes from the coding sequence ATGAGGACTAACGGTTTTCATGATATTTTTCATAAATATTTTCATGGATTACACATGGAAGATGAGAAACATATGTATGTACCAAATATATTAGGTAAAGGAGAGGTACGAAGATGGACGTCGTTTTCTGGAATGGAAATTGTATTATCAAACTTTCAATTCCATAATAATCACCATATTCAGTTTGCATCAGATGCAGCAATGGTGGAACTTAATTTTTGTTTGCAAGGTTTTGCGGAGGTGCAAGTAGGTCATTCTTCGTATGAATTAAAGACTGGAAATAGCTATTTATATTTTATGAATGATTTTGAAGTGTTATTTGAATATGAAAAAGAGAAGCCTCTATATTCATTAGCTATTGGAATCCCTGTACCATTATTTAATCATTTTATGTTGGATTATACGGATGAAGGAATGCTTAATTTTCACGCTATATTAGGTAATAACTCATTTAAAAAGTTGCAAAGTCCAATTGATTCTCTATCAGCTAATATTATTTCAAAAATGATAGATTTTCCACATCAAGATCGTATATATCAACTAGAAATGGAAAGTAAAGTGCTTGAATTACTCTCCATACATTTTGGTAGGTTTTTGTTAAAAAATCGTAATGAAATAAAAAGAAGAGTTTTATCAAAAAGTGATATAAATAAAATAAAACATGCTGAAGAAATATTAGTGCAGCGGATGGAATTACCACCATCATTATTAGAACTAGCTAAGTTAGTAGAGTTAAATGATTATAAATTAAAACTGGGATTTAAAGAGTTATTTGGTACATCTGCATTTGCATATTTAAGGGAACAGCGAATGGAACGGGCAATGTTTTTATTACGTTCTGGAACTAGTAATGTAACTGAAACGGCAATCGCCGTTGGGTACAAAAATATTAGTCACTTTTCAGAGTCCTTTAAAAAGAAATATGGGATAAAACCTTCTGAAATTTTACGTATATATTAA